Proteins encoded within one genomic window of Ideonella dechloratans:
- the pbpG gene encoding D-alanyl-D-alanine endopeptidase — translation MTATQVWAADAKDASHRKASASAKATAGSKASNAKAKKASSASSAAKSKSKSTTTSSKTRTRTASVSSHKPTRATKAVASTRKPVEPASFSPGVRSFGEMYGLHHTEDPLSLRSSVAYVLDQDTNEVLLNKNSQAVLPIASITKLMTAMVVTEAHLPMDETITISQDDVDTEKMSSSRLRVGTKLTRGEMLHLALMSSENRAASALGHAYPGGISAFVAAMNAKARQLGMHDTRYVEPTGLSSQNQSSAQDLAVLVKAAAQVPLIRELSTSPEYQVEVGSRQLQYHTTNRLVKSPNWDIGVQKTGYITEAGQCLVMQTKLAGRKLIMVLLDSAGKYSRIADAERIRKWLLSNHPSTSATTTPTPIGTLDSKLKPTS, via the coding sequence GTGACAGCGACGCAAGTCTGGGCGGCCGATGCCAAGGACGCCTCCCACCGCAAGGCCAGTGCCTCGGCCAAGGCGACGGCCGGCAGCAAGGCCTCGAACGCCAAGGCCAAGAAGGCCTCTTCGGCGTCCTCTGCAGCCAAGTCCAAATCCAAGTCGACGACGACCAGCAGCAAGACGCGCACGCGCACCGCATCGGTCTCGTCCCACAAGCCCACCCGGGCCACCAAGGCCGTGGCCAGCACCCGCAAGCCGGTGGAGCCCGCCTCCTTCAGCCCGGGGGTCCGCTCCTTCGGCGAGATGTACGGCCTGCACCACACCGAGGATCCGCTGTCCTTGCGCAGCAGCGTGGCCTATGTGCTGGACCAAGACACCAACGAGGTCCTGCTGAACAAGAATTCCCAGGCCGTGCTGCCCATCGCCTCCATCACCAAGCTGATGACGGCGATGGTGGTGACCGAGGCACATCTGCCGATGGACGAGACGATCACCATCTCGCAGGATGATGTCGACACCGAGAAGATGAGTTCCTCGCGCCTGCGTGTGGGCACGAAGCTGACCCGTGGCGAGATGCTGCATCTGGCGCTGATGTCCTCTGAGAACCGGGCGGCCAGCGCGTTGGGTCACGCCTATCCCGGTGGCATCTCGGCCTTCGTGGCCGCGATGAACGCCAAGGCGCGCCAACTGGGCATGCACGACACCCGCTATGTGGAGCCGACCGGCCTGTCGAGCCAGAACCAGTCCAGTGCGCAGGATCTGGCCGTGCTGGTGAAGGCGGCTGCCCAGGTTCCCTTGATCCGTGAGCTCTCCACCTCGCCGGAATACCAGGTGGAGGTGGGTTCCCGGCAACTGCAGTACCACACGACCAACCGGTTGGTGAAGAGCCCCAACTGGGACATCGGTGTCCAGAAGACGGGCTACATCACCGAGGCTGGCCAGTGTCTGGTGATGCAGACCAAGCTGGCCGGGCGCAAGCTGATCATGGTGCTGCTGGATTCGGCCGGCAAGTATTCCCGCATTGCCGATGCCGAGCGCATCCGCAAGTGGCTGCTGAGCAACCACCCCTCCACCTCTGCCACGACCACGCCCACCCCGATCGGCACGCTGGACAGCAAGCTCAAGCCGACGAGCTGA
- the hpnD gene encoding presqualene diphosphate synthase HpnD has product MTPQQYVEQKAAASGSSFYYAFLFLPPERRAAITAFYAFCREVDDVVDEVHDPSVAAAKLAWWRREVQQAFAGQPSHPAMQALIPLAPTYGISADHLDQVIQGCEMDLSQTRYLDYAGLQRYCHLVAGVVGEVACNIFGRTQEATVRYAHTLGLALQLTNIIRDVGDDARRGRIYLPIEDLQRFDVKAHELLKRESPWGYSDRFQALMRFQAERAHRCYDEALALLPEVDRKAQKPGLMMANIYHDLLREIERGGFQVLHQRISLTPLRKLWIAARTQWRGR; this is encoded by the coding sequence ATGACACCCCAGCAGTACGTCGAGCAGAAGGCCGCCGCCAGCGGTTCATCCTTCTACTACGCCTTCCTGTTCCTGCCGCCCGAGCGCCGCGCCGCCATCACCGCCTTCTACGCCTTCTGCCGCGAGGTGGACGATGTGGTGGACGAGGTGCACGACCCCAGCGTGGCCGCGGCCAAGCTGGCCTGGTGGCGACGCGAGGTGCAGCAGGCCTTTGCGGGCCAGCCCAGCCACCCGGCGATGCAGGCACTGATCCCCCTGGCCCCGACCTACGGGATCTCCGCCGATCATCTGGACCAGGTGATCCAGGGCTGCGAGATGGACCTGAGCCAGACCCGCTACCTGGACTATGCCGGCCTGCAGCGCTACTGCCACCTGGTGGCCGGCGTGGTGGGCGAAGTGGCCTGCAACATCTTCGGCCGCACGCAGGAGGCCACGGTGCGCTATGCCCACACCCTGGGCCTGGCTCTGCAGCTCACCAACATCATCCGCGACGTGGGCGACGACGCCCGGCGCGGCCGCATTTACCTGCCCATCGAGGACCTGCAACGCTTCGACGTGAAGGCCCATGAGCTGCTCAAGCGGGAATCGCCCTGGGGCTACAGCGACCGCTTCCAGGCGCTGATGCGTTTCCAGGCCGAGCGCGCCCACCGCTGCTATGACGAGGCCCTGGCCCTGCTGCCGGAGGTCGACCGCAAGGCCCAGAAGCCCGGCCTGATGATGGCCAACATCTACCACGACCTGCTGCGCGAAATCGAGCGGGGCGGCTTCCAGGTGCTGCACCAGCGCATCTCGCTGACGCCGCTGCGCAAGCTGTGGATTGCCGCGCGAACCCAGTGGCGCGGGCGATGA
- the hpnC gene encoding squalene synthase HpnC: MSVEHYENFPVASWLCPPALRPPITAIYWFARRADDLADEGDAPAAQRLADLADYRAELQKAARGEAPGPRWAGVFTPLARQIRTHALPVALLDDLLQAFVRDVPNPRYADRPALLDYCRQSANPVGRLLLHLHGIRDPEALAQSDAICSALQLINFWQDLSVDLPRGRCYLTDEDLARHGIDTAPLPATDTPATRALVADLCAWARAMMLSGAPLVHRLPGRAGWELRGVVQGGLRILEKIDAMQHCSLTRRPTLGPADLALMTWRSLWMRRQTAPAQP, translated from the coding sequence GTGAGCGTCGAACATTACGAGAACTTCCCGGTCGCCTCCTGGCTGTGCCCGCCAGCCCTGCGTCCGCCCATCACCGCGATCTACTGGTTCGCGCGCCGCGCTGACGACCTGGCTGACGAAGGCGATGCCCCGGCGGCACAGCGTCTGGCCGATCTGGCGGACTACCGCGCCGAGCTCCAGAAGGCCGCCCGGGGCGAGGCACCGGGCCCGCGCTGGGCTGGCGTCTTCACCCCGCTGGCAAGACAGATCCGCACCCATGCCCTGCCCGTGGCCCTGCTGGACGACCTGCTGCAGGCCTTCGTCCGCGACGTGCCCAACCCCCGGTATGCGGACCGACCGGCCCTGCTGGACTATTGCCGCCAGTCGGCCAACCCGGTCGGCCGCTTGCTGCTGCACCTGCACGGCATCAGGGATCCGGAGGCCCTGGCCCAGTCCGACGCCATCTGCAGCGCATTGCAACTGATCAACTTCTGGCAGGACCTGAGCGTGGACCTGCCCCGCGGGCGTTGCTACCTGACGGACGAAGACCTGGCCCGCCATGGCATCGACACGGCCCCCTTGCCCGCCACCGACACCCCGGCCACCCGGGCCCTGGTGGCCGACCTCTGTGCCTGGGCCCGCGCCATGATGCTGTCCGGTGCCCCCCTGGTGCACCGACTGCCCGGCCGGGCCGGCTGGGAATTGCGCGGGGTGGTGCAAGGCGGGCTGCGCATTCTGGAGAAAATCGACGCCATGCAGCATTGCAGCCTGACACGACGCCCCACGCTCGGCCCGGCCGACCTGGCCCTGATGACCTGGCGCAGCCTGTGGATGCGCCGCCAGACCGCTCCCGCCCAGCCATGA
- the hpnE gene encoding hydroxysqualene dehydroxylase HpnE encodes MSNAAPARRLAVIGAGWAGLSTAVRATEAGARVVLFDMARQAGGRARSTPQDGLDLDNGQHILIGAYRETLALMRQVGVDVDQGFWRQPLALVSPDGLGLRLPGGPAVPAFVRGVLGWSELPWRARLALLAHAARWRLGGFRCPADWSVARLCEHLPRAAFDALIDPLCVAALNTPAREASAQVLLTVLKEALFGPPGGADLLLPRRPLQDLLPGPALAWLQSHGTLWRPGCRVQHVAPQAGGGWQVDGEAFDAVVLACSAIEAARLLASLAPEWSSTAAALAYQPIVTVWLRHPGLHWPQAMMSFPAQATPGLPAPAQFGFDLGRLGLAPDTFALVISGAAEWVARGTEDTVQALRRQLQHAFAGSTPAWQDERVSLLAVRTEKRATFACTPDLHRPSASPLPGLAVAGDYVAGPFPATLEGAVRSGRLAIEGLLQA; translated from the coding sequence ATGAGCAACGCAGCCCCGGCGCGCCGGCTGGCCGTGATCGGCGCCGGCTGGGCCGGCCTTTCGACCGCCGTGCGCGCCACCGAGGCGGGCGCCCGGGTCGTCCTGTTCGACATGGCCCGCCAAGCCGGGGGACGCGCGCGCAGCACACCTCAGGATGGCCTGGACCTGGACAACGGCCAGCACATCCTGATCGGTGCCTACCGCGAGACCCTGGCCCTGATGCGCCAGGTTGGGGTCGATGTGGATCAGGGCTTCTGGCGGCAGCCGCTGGCCCTGGTGTCACCGGATGGCTTAGGCCTGCGCCTGCCGGGCGGCCCGGCCGTGCCGGCCTTCGTGCGCGGCGTGCTGGGCTGGTCGGAACTGCCCTGGCGCGCCCGCCTGGCTCTGTTGGCCCATGCCGCACGCTGGCGACTGGGTGGCTTTCGCTGCCCCGCCGACTGGAGTGTGGCCCGTCTTTGCGAGCACCTGCCCCGGGCCGCCTTCGACGCACTGATCGACCCGCTGTGCGTGGCGGCACTGAACACCCCGGCCCGGGAGGCCAGCGCCCAGGTGCTGCTGACCGTGCTGAAGGAGGCCTTGTTCGGCCCCCCGGGCGGCGCGGACCTCCTCCTGCCCAGGCGCCCGCTGCAGGACCTGCTGCCCGGCCCGGCGCTGGCCTGGCTGCAATCACATGGGACCCTGTGGCGGCCTGGCTGTCGGGTGCAGCATGTGGCACCCCAGGCCGGCGGCGGCTGGCAGGTGGACGGCGAAGCCTTCGACGCGGTGGTGCTGGCCTGCAGTGCCATCGAAGCGGCGCGACTGCTGGCCAGCCTGGCGCCGGAATGGTCGAGCACCGCCGCAGCGCTGGCCTACCAACCCATCGTCACCGTCTGGCTGCGGCACCCCGGCCTGCACTGGCCGCAGGCGATGATGTCCTTTCCGGCCCAGGCCACGCCCGGCCTGCCAGCCCCGGCCCAGTTCGGCTTCGACCTGGGGCGTCTGGGCCTGGCGCCCGACACCTTCGCGCTGGTGATCAGCGGTGCGGCCGAGTGGGTCGCTCGCGGGACGGAGGACACGGTGCAGGCCCTTCGCCGCCAACTGCAACACGCTTTTGCGGGCAGCACACCGGCCTGGCAGGACGAACGGGTGTCGCTGCTGGCCGTGCGCACCGAGAAGCGGGCCACCTTCGCCTGCACGCCCGACTTGCACCGACCATCGGCCAGCCCCCTGCCCGGTCTGGCGGTGGCGGGCGACTACGTGGCCGGTCCCTTCCCGGCCACGCTGGAGGGCGCCGTGCGCAGCGGACGCCTGGCCATCGAAGGCCTGCTGCAAGCTTGA
- a CDS encoding 2-isopropylmalate synthase, which produces MTDKLIIFDTTLRDGEQSPGASMTREEKVRIARQLERLRVDVIEAGFAAASNGDFEAVRAIAGQIKESTVCSLARANDRDISRAAEALAGAARSRIHTFIATSPLHMEKKLRMSPEEVLEQARLSVRFARNLCGDIEFSAEDGYRSELDFLARVVEAVIAEGATTINIPDTVGYAIPELYGNFIRQLREKVPNSDKAIWSVHCHNDLGMAVANSLAGVKIGGARQVECTINGLGERAGNCSLEEVVMAVKTRRDYFGLDVGIDTSQIVPASRLVSQTTGFVVQPNKAVVGANAFAHASGIHQDGVLKARDTYEIMRAEDVGWAANKLVLGKLSGRNAFKQRLQELGVDVASEADLNAAFARFKDLADRKSEIFDEDIIALVGDSARAAEPDHYRFVSLSQHSETGERPQARVVLMVGGEEVVVESDGNGPVDATLKAIESKVQSGAEMVLYSVNAITSGSTESQGEVTFRLQLGGRIVNGVGSDPDIVVASAKAYLSALSKLHAGVERVPAQG; this is translated from the coding sequence ATGACCGACAAGCTCATCATTTTCGACACCACCCTGCGCGACGGTGAGCAGTCCCCCGGTGCCTCGATGACCCGCGAGGAGAAGGTGCGCATCGCACGTCAGCTGGAGCGTCTGCGTGTCGACGTGATCGAAGCCGGTTTTGCCGCGGCCTCCAACGGCGACTTCGAGGCCGTGCGGGCGATTGCCGGGCAGATCAAGGAGTCCACCGTCTGCTCGCTGGCCCGCGCCAACGACCGCGACATCAGCCGGGCCGCCGAGGCGCTGGCCGGTGCCGCCCGCAGCCGCATCCACACCTTCATTGCCACCAGCCCGCTGCACATGGAGAAGAAGCTGCGGATGTCGCCGGAAGAGGTGTTGGAACAGGCCCGCCTGTCGGTGCGCTTTGCCCGCAACCTGTGTGGCGACATCGAATTCTCGGCCGAGGACGGCTATCGCTCGGAGCTGGACTTCCTGGCCCGCGTGGTGGAGGCGGTGATCGCCGAAGGCGCCACCACCATCAACATCCCGGACACGGTGGGCTACGCCATCCCCGAGCTGTACGGCAACTTCATCCGCCAGCTGCGGGAGAAGGTGCCCAACTCCGACAAGGCCATCTGGTCCGTGCACTGCCACAACGACTTGGGCATGGCGGTGGCCAATTCGCTGGCCGGTGTGAAGATCGGCGGCGCCCGTCAGGTGGAGTGCACCATCAACGGCCTGGGCGAGCGGGCGGGCAACTGTTCGCTGGAAGAGGTGGTCATGGCGGTCAAGACCCGCCGCGACTACTTCGGCCTGGACGTGGGCATCGACACTTCCCAGATCGTGCCGGCCTCGCGCCTGGTCAGCCAGACCACCGGTTTCGTGGTGCAGCCCAACAAGGCCGTGGTCGGCGCGAACGCCTTCGCCCATGCCTCGGGCATCCACCAGGACGGCGTGCTCAAGGCCCGTGACACCTACGAGATCATGCGGGCCGAGGACGTGGGCTGGGCGGCCAACAAGCTGGTGCTGGGCAAGCTCTCGGGCCGCAATGCCTTCAAGCAGCGCCTGCAGGAACTGGGCGTGGATGTCGCCTCGGAAGCCGATCTGAACGCCGCCTTTGCCCGTTTCAAGGACCTGGCCGACCGCAAGAGCGAGATCTTCGACGAAGACATCATTGCCCTGGTGGGCGACAGCGCCCGCGCCGCCGAGCCGGATCACTACCGCTTCGTCTCGCTGTCCCAGCACTCCGAAACCGGCGAGCGTCCGCAGGCACGTGTCGTGCTTATGGTCGGGGGCGAAGAGGTGGTGGTCGAGAGCGACGGCAACGGGCCGGTGGATGCGACCCTCAAGGCGATCGAGTCCAAGGTCCAAAGTGGTGCCGAGATGGTGCTTTATTCGGTCAACGCGATCACCTCGGGCAGCACAGAATCCCAGGGCGAGGTGACATTCCGTCTGCAGTTGGGTGGTCGCATCGTCAACGGCGTCGGCTCGGATCCGGACATCGTCGTGGCGTCAGCCAAGGCGTACCTGTCCGCGTTGAGCAAGCTGCACGCCGGCGTCGAGCGCGTCCCCGCCCAGGGTTGA
- a CDS encoding efflux RND transporter permease subunit, whose protein sequence is MEPTQEPRRERFNVSRWALEHAPLTRYLMVVLMVLGLFAYFQLGQDEDPPFTFRAMVVQAYWPGATAQQVAEQVTDKIERTLQEVPYADTIRSYTKPGESLTLFQVKDSTPPKEVSEAWYQVRKRIGDMAPTLPSGVQGPYFNDDFGDVYGSIFALSADGFSDEELRVFAEDVRSRLLRVPSVAKVALFGVQAEEVKVEISARRLAQLGLDMNQVVSQLNAQNAVQAAGVVDTGSRNVQIRVEGALDSIDALRQMPIRAVNPTTGVASTIKLGDIADIHRGYVDPPTTLVRFQGHPVVALGVSMAKGGDIIALGEALQKEVKAIQAELPVGVTLGQIQNQPEAVSHSINEFVHVLIEAVVVVLAVSFLSLGLHTRPLRIDVWPGLVVAITIPLVLAITFVTMFYWGVGLHKISLGSLIVALGLLVDDAIIAVEMMVRKLEEGYDRLHAATHAYEVTSMPMLTGTLITATGFLPIGMAKSTVGEYTFAMFAVTAAALVISWVVSVYFVPYLGAWLLRTKAVHAEGGEHELFDTPFYNRFRAAVNWCVGHRWWTIGITVLVFVLGVAGMGRVQQQFFPDSSRPEILVDLWLPEGSTIQDSERVARRFEQRMLQEQGLASVAEWVGRGVPRFYLPLDEIFPQTNVSQFILLSKDLAAREALRKRLPELLATEFPEVRGRVKLLPNGPPVAYPVQFRVLGDDTQAVRHWADEVKALMRADARMRGVNDNWNEPVRAVHLSVDQDKARALGVTSQSIAQATQTLYSGRTIGQYREKDRLIGIVLRQPPEERHSVSQLESTYVATSSGRAIPLGQIAHWEQGWEPGVLWRDARKYAITVQGDVIEGVQGATVSMALWPQLQALQQRMPPDMRIELAGAVEESAKGQGSIMVGLPVMAFLMLTLLMLQLQSFSRAMLVVLTAPLGIAGVAAALLLLDRPFGFVAMLGFIALVGMIMRNSVILIDQIEQDRLRGVPAWEAIVESAVRRFRPIVLTAAAAVLAMIPLSRSVFWGPMAVAIMGGLIAATALTLLALPAMYAAWFRVRHPSAEAFKPVA, encoded by the coding sequence ATGGAACCGACGCAAGAGCCGCGCCGCGAGCGCTTCAATGTTTCCCGCTGGGCGCTGGAGCATGCGCCCCTGACGCGCTACCTGATGGTGGTGCTGATGGTGCTGGGCCTGTTCGCCTACTTCCAGCTGGGGCAGGACGAGGACCCGCCCTTCACCTTCCGGGCCATGGTGGTGCAGGCCTACTGGCCCGGCGCCACTGCCCAGCAGGTGGCCGAGCAGGTGACCGACAAGATCGAGCGCACTCTGCAGGAAGTGCCTTATGCGGACACCATCCGCAGCTACACCAAGCCGGGTGAGTCGCTGACCCTGTTCCAGGTGAAGGACTCGACGCCGCCCAAGGAGGTCAGCGAGGCCTGGTACCAGGTGCGCAAGCGCATCGGCGACATGGCGCCCACGCTGCCTTCGGGGGTGCAGGGGCCGTATTTCAACGACGACTTCGGGGATGTGTACGGCTCCATCTTCGCGCTCTCGGCCGATGGCTTCTCGGACGAGGAACTGCGCGTCTTCGCCGAGGATGTGCGCTCGCGCCTGCTGCGCGTGCCCAGCGTGGCCAAGGTGGCGCTGTTTGGCGTGCAGGCCGAAGAGGTGAAGGTCGAGATCTCGGCGCGGCGCCTGGCGCAGCTGGGGCTGGACATGAACCAGGTGGTCTCCCAGCTCAATGCCCAGAACGCGGTGCAAGCGGCTGGCGTGGTGGACACCGGCAGCCGCAATGTGCAGATCCGGGTGGAAGGGGCGCTGGATTCCATCGATGCGCTGCGCCAGATGCCCATCCGGGCGGTGAACCCGACGACCGGCGTCGCCAGCACCATCAAGCTGGGAGACATTGCCGACATCCATCGGGGCTATGTGGACCCACCGACCACCCTGGTGCGCTTCCAGGGGCATCCGGTGGTGGCGCTGGGCGTCTCGATGGCCAAGGGCGGGGACATCATCGCGCTGGGAGAGGCGCTGCAGAAGGAAGTCAAGGCCATCCAGGCCGAGTTGCCGGTGGGGGTGACGCTGGGGCAGATCCAGAACCAGCCCGAGGCCGTGAGCCACTCGATCAACGAGTTCGTCCATGTGCTGATCGAGGCGGTGGTGGTGGTGCTGGCGGTGAGCTTTCTGAGCCTCGGGCTGCACACCCGGCCGCTGCGCATCGATGTCTGGCCGGGGTTGGTGGTGGCCATCACCATCCCCCTGGTGCTCGCCATCACCTTCGTCACCATGTTCTATTGGGGCGTGGGCCTGCACAAGATCTCGCTGGGCTCGCTGATCGTGGCGCTGGGCCTGCTGGTGGACGACGCGATCATCGCGGTCGAGATGATGGTGCGCAAGCTGGAGGAGGGCTACGACCGCCTGCACGCCGCCACCCATGCCTACGAGGTGACCTCGATGCCGATGCTGACCGGCACCCTGATCACCGCCACCGGCTTCCTGCCCATCGGCATGGCCAAGTCCACCGTGGGCGAATACACCTTCGCGATGTTCGCGGTGACCGCGGCGGCCCTGGTCATCTCCTGGGTGGTGTCGGTCTACTTCGTGCCCTACTTGGGGGCCTGGCTGCTGCGCACCAAGGCCGTCCATGCCGAAGGGGGCGAGCACGAACTCTTCGACACGCCGTTCTACAACCGCTTTCGCGCCGCGGTGAACTGGTGCGTGGGCCACCGCTGGTGGACCATCGGCATCACGGTGCTGGTCTTCGTGCTGGGCGTGGCGGGCATGGGCCGGGTGCAGCAGCAGTTCTTCCCCGATTCCAGCCGGCCGGAGATCCTGGTGGACCTGTGGCTGCCCGAGGGCTCGACCATCCAGGACAGCGAGCGGGTGGCGCGCCGCTTCGAGCAGCGCATGCTGCAGGAGCAGGGGCTGGCATCCGTGGCCGAGTGGGTGGGCCGTGGCGTACCGCGCTTCTACCTGCCGCTCGATGAGATCTTCCCGCAGACCAACGTCAGCCAGTTCATTCTGCTGAGCAAGGATCTGGCGGCCCGAGAGGCCCTGCGCAAGCGTCTGCCCGAACTGCTGGCCACCGAGTTCCCGGAGGTGCGGGGGCGGGTCAAGCTGCTGCCCAACGGTCCTCCGGTGGCCTATCCGGTGCAGTTCCGGGTGCTCGGTGACGACACCCAGGCCGTGCGCCACTGGGCCGACGAGGTCAAGGCCCTGATGCGCGCGGACGCCCGCATGCGCGGGGTGAACGACAACTGGAACGAGCCGGTGCGCGCGGTGCACCTGTCGGTGGACCAGGACAAGGCCCGCGCCCTGGGTGTCACCAGCCAGTCCATCGCCCAGGCTACGCAGACGCTGTACAGCGGCCGCACCATCGGCCAGTACCGCGAGAAGGATCGGCTGATCGGCATCGTGCTGCGTCAGCCGCCCGAGGAGCGGCACAGCGTCAGCCAGCTCGAGAGTACCTACGTGGCTACCAGCAGCGGCCGGGCCATTCCGCTCGGCCAGATCGCCCATTGGGAGCAGGGCTGGGAGCCCGGCGTACTCTGGCGCGACGCCCGCAAGTACGCCATCACCGTGCAGGGCGATGTCATTGAGGGCGTGCAGGGTGCCACCGTGAGCATGGCCCTGTGGCCCCAACTGCAGGCCCTGCAGCAGCGCATGCCGCCGGACATGCGCATCGAGTTGGCCGGCGCGGTGGAGGAGAGCGCCAAGGGCCAAGGCTCCATCATGGTCGGCCTGCCGGTCATGGCCTTCCTGATGCTGACGCTGCTGATGCTGCAGCTGCAGAGCTTCTCGCGCGCCATGCTGGTGGTGCTGACCGCGCCGCTGGGCATCGCCGGCGTGGCGGCCGCGCTGCTGCTGCTGGACCGGCCCTTCGGCTTCGTGGCCATGCTGGGTTTCATCGCCCTGGTGGGCATGATCATGCGCAACTCGGTGATCCTGATCGACCAGATCGAGCAGGACCGTCTGCGTGGCGTGCCGGCCTGGGAGGCCATCGTCGAATCGGCAGTGCGGCGCTTCCGGCCCATCGTGCTGACGGCCGCGGCCGCGGTGCTGGCCATGATTCCGCTCTCGCGCAGCGTGTTCTGGGGGCCGATGGCGGTGGCCATCATGGGCGGGCTGATCGCCGCCACGGCGCTGACCTTGCTGGCGCTGCCGGCCATGTACGCCGCGTGGTTCCGGGTGCGGCACCCCTCGGCAGAGGCGTTCAAGCCGGTTGCCTGA
- a CDS encoding efflux RND transporter periplasmic adaptor subunit produces the protein MTILSFRQGLVVTAALSAALLVACAPKPAAPEPVRAVRTLKLGQADARPEVAYAAEIRARTESDLGFRVGGKLVERLVELGQAVKPGQVLARLDAQDLQLGQASAQAAEAAARTNLDLAAANLQRFQALYAQGFIGAAELERYQTAEKSARAQWDQARAQNQVQRHQADYAVLRADTAGVITAVAAEPGQVVAAGTPVLRLAQEGPRDAVFALPETQVDAARALLGRPGAVNVTAWGSDERWPATLREVAAAADPVTRTFLAKADVGAAKLRLGRTATVSLPRAEEAGVIRLPLTALFSQNGQDAVWLLDGASLSVRVQPVKVARTEGAEVIVASGLKAGDEVVTAGTHLLAPGQVVKRFVAPPAMAASR, from the coding sequence ATGACGATTCTCTCGTTTCGCCAAGGCCTGGTCGTGACGGCGGCGCTGTCTGCGGCGCTGCTGGTGGCCTGCGCGCCCAAGCCTGCCGCCCCCGAGCCCGTGCGCGCGGTGCGCACCCTGAAGCTGGGCCAGGCCGATGCCCGGCCCGAGGTGGCCTATGCCGCCGAGATCCGCGCCCGCACCGAGTCCGATCTCGGCTTCCGGGTGGGTGGCAAGCTGGTGGAGCGGCTGGTCGAGTTGGGGCAGGCGGTCAAGCCGGGTCAGGTGCTGGCGCGGCTGGATGCGCAGGATCTGCAACTGGGTCAGGCCTCTGCGCAGGCGGCCGAAGCTGCGGCACGCACCAACCTGGACCTGGCGGCGGCCAATCTGCAGCGCTTCCAAGCACTGTATGCGCAGGGCTTCATCGGCGCGGCCGAGCTGGAGCGCTACCAGACGGCGGAGAAGTCGGCCCGTGCCCAATGGGACCAGGCCCGTGCCCAGAATCAGGTCCAGCGTCACCAGGCGGACTACGCCGTGCTGCGCGCCGATACCGCCGGGGTGATCACCGCCGTGGCCGCGGAGCCGGGGCAGGTGGTGGCTGCCGGAACGCCGGTGCTGCGCTTGGCGCAGGAGGGGCCGCGTGACGCGGTCTTCGCCTTGCCGGAGACCCAGGTGGATGCGGCGCGGGCGCTGCTGGGGCGTCCGGGCGCTGTGAACGTGACGGCCTGGGGCAGTGATGAGCGCTGGCCCGCCACCCTGCGGGAGGTGGCGGCGGCGGCCGACCCGGTCACGCGCACCTTCCTGGCCAAGGCCGATGTCGGTGCCGCCAAGCTGCGGCTGGGCCGCACCGCCACGGTGTCGCTGCCTCGCGCCGAGGAGGCCGGGGTCATTCGTCTGCCCCTGACGGCCTTGTTCAGCCAGAACGGTCAGGACGCGGTGTGGCTGCTGGACGGCGCCAGCCTGAGCGTGAGGGTGCAGCCGGTGAAGGTGGCCCGCACGGAAGGCGCCGAAGTGATCGTGGCCTCGGGGCTGAAGGCCGGCGACGAGGTGGTGACCGCCGGTACCCACCTGCTGGCTCCGGGGCAGGTCGTCAAGCGCTTCGTGGCACCGCCCGCGATGGCGGCTTCCCGCTGA
- a CDS encoding IclR family transcriptional regulator, protein MQKKDPQTPSIQVLSRAFALLDVLASQQDPVPLKDLSERTGLHPSTAHRILNDLAAGRLVDRPEAGTYRLGMRLLELGNLVKARLDVREAAIGPMRELNRFTNQPVNLSVRQGDEIVYIERTYSERSGMQVVRAVGGRAPLHLTSVGKLFLAYEEPQRVRSYATRTGLSGHTRNSLTTLPALERELAQVRRLAVARDDEELELGVRCMAAGIFDDQGKLVAGLSISAPSDRLEESWMERVKATAAQISAALGYRGPSTPTTA, encoded by the coding sequence ATGCAAAAGAAAGACCCGCAGACCCCGAGCATCCAGGTTCTCTCCCGTGCGTTCGCCTTGCTCGACGTACTGGCTTCCCAACAGGATCCGGTGCCGCTGAAGGACCTCAGCGAGCGTACCGGCCTGCATCCGTCCACCGCCCACCGCATCCTCAACGACCTGGCCGCCGGCCGGCTGGTGGACCGCCCTGAAGCGGGCACCTACCGCCTGGGCATGCGCCTGCTGGAACTGGGCAACCTGGTCAAGGCCCGGCTGGACGTGCGCGAGGCGGCCATCGGCCCGATGCGCGAGCTCAACCGCTTCACCAATCAACCGGTGAACCTGTCGGTGCGCCAGGGCGACGAGATCGTCTACATCGAGCGGACCTACAGCGAGCGCTCCGGCATGCAGGTGGTGCGGGCGGTGGGCGGCCGGGCCCCGCTGCACCTCACCTCCGTGGGCAAGCTCTTCCTGGCTTACGAGGAACCGCAACGGGTGCGCAGCTACGCCACCCGCACCGGGCTGAGCGGCCACACCCGCAACAGCCTGACCACCCTGCCTGCCCTGGAGCGCGAGCTCGCCCAGGTGCGCCGCCTGGCCGTGGCGCGGGACGACGAGGAACTGGAACTGGGCGTGCGCTGCATGGCCGCGGGCATTTTCGATGACCAGGGCAAGCTGGTGGCTGGCCTGTCGATCTCCGCCCCCAGCGACCGGCTGGAGGAATCCTGGATGGAGCGGGTCAAGGCGACGGCGGCCCAGATCTCCGCCGCCCTGGGTTATCGGGGCCCGAGCACCCCGACCACCGCCTGA